In Nostoc piscinale CENA21, the genomic stretch CGCGATAGCAAACGCTTAAATTTAGAAACTGCCCAAAAAAAGTCTCCAAGAAGCCCAAGCCCAGTTAAAACGCATTCAAGCAGCTAGTGAACAACAAATCAAAGAAGCCACAGCTACATTAGACCAAATTACTGAAGTGCCGCAAGTCGATATAGAAGCTGCCCAAGCCGAAGTCAATCGCGCCATAGCAACCATGAATCGAGCCAAGGTAAATTTAGAACAAGCTTACGTGCGATCGCTGCAAGATGGTCAAGTGATTGAAATTCATACCCAGCCTGGAGAATTAATTAGTAACGATGGCATTGCGGATATTGGACAAACTAGCCAGATGTATGTTGTCGCCGAAGTTACGAAAGTGATATTGGCAAAGTCAGCCCAGGACAAAAAGTCAAAATCGTTGGTGATTTTCTACCCATTGAATTACAAGGAACAGTAGAACGCAAAGGCTTGCAAGTGCGGCGACAAAATCTCGTGAATACTGACCCTTTGAGTAACATTGATAACCGAATCGTAGAAGTACATATCCGACTCGATAAAACATCTACTCAAAAAGCAGCCACCCTCAGCAATATGCAAGTCAAAGTGGTGATTCAAATTTAGCTTGAACAGCAAGAAGCAACGCACCATCATCATGCGGTGCGTTACGGCTGATTTTTATTCTCGTAACTACTCCAGTCAGCATCAATTCTCAGCAGATTGTTTACTACTCCAAAAAAGTTGAAGTGCTGACTCATCAAATATATAAGCTGACTCACTATCCCTAATCACTCGTTTACCAAGCCGAGGAAAAACAGCGACATCTAAACCTCCTGCTTCTCCACCCATCAGGTATACAAGGTCTTCATTGAATGGGTTACGAAGATGATGGGGTTGTTGGGGTAGTCCAAATCCCATAAAGTCTCCTGGTTCAACTTCGTATGACTGATCTCCAATTTCCGCAATACCTCGACCTGACAAGATGTAAACCCATTCTTCTTCATTCTGGTGAGCGTGATAAATGAAAGATTCCTTACCCGGAGGTACACAAGCGATCGTTACACCAATGCGTTTAAGACCGACAGCACGCCCAAGGAACCTTAAATAAATTTCTGAATTGGGATTGAGCGGATGATGAAACTCAAATGGCTCCATTGAATTAATGTCTGTTGCTTTCAGCAGAGAATGTTGTTCATCAGTCACGTTGATGTCCTCCTATCAAGTTAGCAAACGGTTTGAACATCACAATAAAGCCTAAATTTACTTTTCTTTGACTGTAATTACAAATTACAAATTATGATGCTGGGAATAATCAAACACATACAGCGACGCACACCTTTAGGATGGCTGCAACTGAGTCATGAAAAAAGTCGGCTGTTGGTAGCATTATCGGGTATTGCCTTTGCTGATGTGCTGATGTTTATGCAGCTTGGCTTTGAGAGGGCATTGTATGACAGCAATACAAGACTGCATCGCAGTTTACAAGCAGATATTGTCTTACTTAGTCCGCAAGCCCGTAACTTGCAAAGTATGTCTTCGTTTTCGCGGCGACGCTTGTATCAAGCGATGGATGTACCAGGGGTTGAGTCAGCCGAACCAATGTATTTTAGTAACAGTATTTGGAAAAATCCCCAAACGCACCGTGAGACGGGGGTGTTAGTGATTGGGTTTAATCCTAATAAACCAGCCTTTGATTTACCCGATGTCAACCAACAATTACAAACCATCACCTTACCTGATAACGTACTATTTGACCGTGGTGCGAGAGGTGATTACCAAAAAGCGATCGCCCAAATTGATCAAGGCAAAATTCTCACCACAGAAATGGAACGACGCACAATTAGAATTAGTGGATTATTTCAAGTTGGTGCGTCTTTTGGGGCGGATGGTAGCTTGATGACTAGCGACCAAAACTTTTTGCGGATATTTCCGCGGCGACAGTCCAGTAGTATTAGTTTGGGTTTAATTAAAATCAAACCCGGCTATGAACCGAAACAAGTAGCAATGGCATTGAAATCACACCTGCGAGATGATGTCCAAGTGCTAACACATGCCGAATTTATTGAATTTGAAAATAACTTTTGGCGAACCAATTCACCCATTGGATTTATTTTTAGTCTGGGTGTATCAATGGGGTTTGTGGTGGGAGTAATTATTGTTTACCAAGTTCTTTCTGCTGATGTGAATGCCCATATCAGAGAATATGCCACATTTAAAGCGATTGGCTACCGCAATTACTATTTACTTGGTGTAATTTTTGAAGAGGCATTAATCTTAGCATTACTTGGCTTTATTCCCGGAGTTGCAGTGTCTCTAGGACTTTATCAACTAACTCGCGCTGCGACCAATTTACCAATGTATATGACTTTAATGCGGGGATTGCAAGTAATAATTCTCACTTTTATTATGTGTGCAATTTCTGGGGCGATCGCTACTCGTAAACTCCAATCTGCCGACCCTGCGGATATGTTTTAAAATGACTCATAAACCCATTATTGCTATTAAAAATCTCAATCACTACTTTGGTCATGGGCCACTACGTAAGCAAGTCTTGTTTAAAATCAACTTAGAAATTAATGCTGGTGAAATTATTATTTTGACAGGCCCTTCTGGTTCTGGTAAAACTACTTTATTGACTGTAGTTGGCGGGTTACGCTCCCCACAATTTGGCAGCTTACAAGTTTTAGGACAAGAACTTTGTGGTGCGACAGCAGACCAACTAGTTAAAACCCGCCGCCATAACGGTTATATTTTTCAAGCACACAACCTACATGGTAGTTTGACAGCAGTGCAGAATGTCAAAGTTGGTTTAGAATTACACACCCATATTAGTTCCCAAGAAATGCAAACTCGCTCAATTCAGATGTTAGAGCAAGTTGGTTTGGGAAATCACTTACATTACTATCCCGATAAATTATCAGGTGGACAAAAACAACGAGTTGCGATCGCCCGCGCCTTGGTGAGTTACCCCAAAATTGTTTTAGCCGATGAACCGACAGCCGCCCTTGATAGCCAATCTGGCAGAGATGTTGTGAACCTGATGCAAAAACTTGCTAAAGAACAAGGCTGTACCATCCTGATGGTGACACACGACCATCGAATTTTAGACATAGCAGATCGCATTGTACAGATGGAAGATGGCAAGTTAGTGCAAGCGGTCAAGAGATAAAGCGTTTTAGTGTTGAATTTACACGTTTTGACCGCAAAGTAGTGTTTCAATAATCCAACTTACTACACATCAACTAAAAAAATTATTCACAACATTGTCGCGTGTTTGCAATATTATCGTCACATATATATGTGATATTAAATGCTGTATTTGGTTACAAAATGCTTTTTTTTGGGTATAAAGGTAGGGCTGCCTACCTTTTTTTTTATTTATCAAAACGCAATAAAAAACCAGGAACAGAGAAATAAACGTAATTTTTGATATCCCCAACTTTTTCTAAAAGTTGGGGATATGATTTAAAAAAATATTTCTCTGCTATCTCAGCTTCACTAACTACTCAAAGCTTTGATAAACCGTTGCAAACTCTTAAACATACTAGGCTTTTTCACAGGTGCAGCGTCACTTGAACCCTGCGATCGCCCCTGCATGAGAAGATAATCTATATCATCGCCCGATGGTTTTTTGGGTAATTCGGCAATTATTTCCCAATTTTCGCCTTGTTGTACCAAAACTTCCCACTGTCCGGGATAGCAGCGAAATACAGCCGTGGTTTCATCAACTGGGCGTAGGTAATAACAAGATTCAATTGTATTGAGAAACCTTTGGCGGACTTGTCTGGCTGCATAACCAATACCCACAGTCCCAGAATCTTCTAAGCGTGGGTTTAACATTACCAATGGGCGATCGCCAATAATTTCACAAACTTTTTCTAGTTGGGGAATTTCCACAGCAGTGGGGGAAACAAATAAGAAAATTTCGTCTTCTGGCTGAATTTTAGATTGAATCGAAACAGCCCTACCTGTACCAATATCCAGAATTTGGAATGGTGCATCTACCCAATCACGACGGGCTAAGGCTGCACCGCCAGCATCAGCAAAGAACACTTTCAACCGCGACTCATATTCAGCAAATAGCGGTAGAAATTGTTCTGCTACAAGCATTTGTTTGAGTTCTGGGAACAGCAAATCAACTTGTACACGATTGTAACCATCTGCTAAAGCGGCTTTTGTAGCTTCGCGGGCTTGGGCGATCGCATCTTCAAGACTGTCAGGAAGTTGAGTCATAGTTAATATCAGGTTTGAGAAATTGAATCACCAATGCCTAATTTTTGCAGTTTTACCGCCCAGCGATCGCGCCTCTTCATCTTTTGACTGCTAAATAGAGAATGGTGATACCATTTCACGAAAATCTTGATACAAGTTCATTGGTTTTTTAATTTTTTCCCCCTGCTCCCCTGCTGCCCATTTGTATCAAACTTAAAGTGAAACGGTATGACGTTCTCTCCCGTTAACCTTGGGTGTAACAAAAACTTCTAATTGAGAACTCGATATTGGATGACAACAACTATTAATAGCTGGCTTATGAGTTTGGCACACCAAAAATCAAAAGTCACCGAACATAGAGATTTTAGTGAATGGGCAGCCGAACTATCAAAAATATCTATTCTGCCAAATCTAAAAACTAAATTAAATTAAATTTAAAATAATAAATCTGTCTTATGATTTTCAAAATCATTTGAATTAAGATAAAACCTGTTAATTAACTTTTAAAATCAAAATATGCTCAATCAACAACTTTTGTAACAAAAAAAAATGAAGTGTAAAGTGATATTACAAACATTGCAAAAATATTTAGAAATTGTTTTATAGCCAAACATGGCTCTAACGTAGAACCTATAGGTAAAGACTTGAGGCAAGTGTAATGAACATTAGTGATATTAAAAACTATCGATTTGTCTGTACCCTGACCTTTGGCGATATTTATGGTCAAATTATTGTGTGGCTGATTACAATTGCAGTTAGTCTGGCATCTGCCCTAGCACTCATGGGTGCAAGACGACCAGTATATGCTTTAGCAACTGTAGGTTTAATTGTGCTACTTTCGTTACCTTTCTTACTATTTGCTTTTGTAACTACATTGTTAAATCATATTGAACTAGTTGCTATCGAACCAGGAACCAAAACTGTACCTATCCCTGGTAATATTTCCCAGCAAAAACCTGTACAAGCTACTACCTGAAAAGTGGAAAGTAGTAAATTTTATTAATTGTTGGTGTTGAATTCTGAACGAATGATGAAATTCCCTGTCAGCAGACGGGGAATTTTTTTGTAAAGATTGGAAACCGCTCATTGAATCGCATCTCTACAATAGAACAGCAGCTTTTTGCGGGGACTAGTTATGCTGGAACATGATGTAATTATCGTCGGGGGCGGATTGGCAGGATGTCGGGCGGCGGTGGAAATTGCGCGTACTGACCCCAGTTTAAATGTTGCTGTCGTCGCCAAAACTCACCCTATCCGTTCTCACTCGGTTGCAGCCCAAGGCGGAATGGCTGCATCGCTAAAAAAATGTTGATACCGAAGATTCTTGGGAAGCACATGCTTTTGATACTGTCAAAGGTTCTGATTACCTAGCAGACCAAGATGCAGTCGCAATCCTCACCCAAGAAGCGCCAGATGTGGTGATTGACTTAGAACACATGGGGGTTTTGTTCTCGCGCTTACCCGATGGACGCATCGCCCAACGAGCTTTCGGGGGACATGCTCACAATCGCACCTGTTACGCGGCTGATAAAACTGGTCACGCAATTTTGCATGAATTAGTCAATAATCTGCGGCGTTATGGTGTGCAGATTTATCAAGAGTGGTACGTAATGCGCCTGATTTTAGAAGAAGGTCAGGCTAAAGGTTTGGTGATGTATCGCCTTTTAGATGGGCATCTTGAGGTGGTCAGGGCAAAGGCGGTGATGTTTGCCACAGGTGGTTATGGTCGCGTTTATAACACCACTTCCAATGATTATGCTTCTACAGGTGATGGTTTGGCAATGACTGCACTTGCAGGTTTACCCCTGGAAGATATGGAGTTTGTGCAGTTTCATCCTACAGGCTTATATCCAGTCGGGGTGCTGATTTCCGAAGCTGTGCGGGGAGAAGGGGCGTATTTAATTAATAGTGAGGGCGATCGCTTTATGGCAACCTACGCACCCAGCCGTATGGAACTAGCACCTCGTGATATTACCTCACGGGCGATCGCTTACGAAATTCGGGCGGGGCGTGGTGTGCATCCCGATGGGAGTGCTGGCGGCCCCTTTGTCTATCTGGACTTGCGCCATTTGGGTAAAGAAAAAATTATGAGTCGCGTTCCCTTTTGTTGGGAAGAAGCCCACCGCTTAGTCGGTGTTGATGCAGTGACTCAACCAATGCCAGTCCGCCCGACAATTCATTATTGTATGGGTGGTATACCTGTGAACACTAATGGTCAAGTCCGCAGTAGTGGCGATGGTTTAGTAGAAGGCTTCTTTGCTGCGGGTGAAACTGCTTGCGTTTCCGTTCACGGTGCAAATCGGTTAGGTAGTAACTCGCTATTAGAATGTGTAGTTTATGGCAAAAGAACTGGGGCGGCGATCGCTCAATATGTGCAGCAACGTAAATTACCTACTATAGATGAACAACGTTATATCAAAGAAGCCCAGCAAGAAATTCAAGCCTTATTAGAACAACCAGGAGAGTACCGCATTAACCAAGTCCGCCAAGCCTTTCAAGACACCATGACCGAATTTTGTGGCGTTTTCCGCACTCAAGAATTGATGAGTCAAGGTTGGGAAAAAATCACACAAATCCAACAAAAATATTCTCAGGTTTACTTAGACGACAAAGGTAGTTGCTGGAATACCGAACTAGTAGAAGCTTTAGAACTGCGAAGCTTAATGGTTGTCGGGCAAACCATCTTAGCATCAGCCTTAAATCGCCAAGAAAGTCGCGGCGCACACTTCCGCGAAGACTTTCCGCAGAGAGATGATGTGAATTTCCTCCAACATACAATGGCTTACTATTCACCCGCAGGTATTGATATTCAATATCGCCCTGTAGTGATTAATATGTTTCAGCCACAAGAGAGGAAATATTAATTAGACATAATGAATAAATCGAGGGGACTTTCAACACATTGTCCACCTCGATTAAAAATGAACTGTAGCAATCTGATTTGATTTATGAACTTACTCGTGAAGGTAGGGAACGAGAAACAGAAAGTATACTGTGTTTTTTCAAAAAAAAAATAAGAGTCCTATAGAACCTAATTGCGTCTGGTTGCTTTGCAGTACGGAAATTACTACATATATATTACGTATTTCCCTATTTAGATAGATGTTACCAGTTAGGCAGGCTAAATAAGTAAACGAAAAGAGAACTAATATGGCTAAAATATTTTCATCAGATGTAAGTATCGAAATTGATGGAAGAATTTACAAAGGTCAGTACACTATTACGGGAACATCACTTACGGTAAGTTCTATTTACGGCAGTGAATCTACTTTTAAATCACCCGCATCTTTGCAATATAACGAAACAATAGCACAAATCGTCTTACAAGGAATAGTAGAAAATTACCTTAGACAGAAGAAGATTTCCAAGAAATAGCAGAAATACTCAAGCGGAAACTGAGTAGCAGCGAAGAAACTGTTTGAAATATTTTAATTGAGAGGGGCGATCGCACCTGCACATACTAAAACTTATGCAAGAGTTTGTCCAAATATCCCTTACGTAAACAGCCATGTCTTTCTTAAAATCCCACTCACAAACTCTATATAATACCGACTACTTGCAATGGATAGAAACAACTGTAAAAAAAATTGCAAAATCAGGACTATGCAAATGTGGACTGGGAAAACCTCATTGAAGAAGTTGCGGATATGGGAAGGAGTGAGCGTCGTAGCCTCAAAAGTAATCTGATTGTGATTCTGGTGCATTTACTAAAATGGCAATTTCAGCCTGAACACAGAAGCGGTAGTTGGGAAGCAAGCATCATTGAGCATCGTAGACGTGTAAATGAAGCTCTACATGAATCGCCTAGTCTTAACTCTTATATTGACAGCATCTTTACAGAGTGTTATTCACAAGCTATTAAGCAGGCAAAAGCCGAAACTGGTTTGCCTATAGAATCTTTTCCTAGTATCTGCCCTTACAAAATACTAGATGTGATCAATGATGAGTATTTACCTGAGTAAACAGACATATTTTTCTCAACTCTAGATTATTTCTCATCTTCACTTTCTACAATCCTGAAAGCCGTTGGAAAGTAGCCGATATACTACTACTGCTAATTGCGCTCCTAAAATTGGTGCTATCCAATAAACCCAGTGATGCTGCCAAATTCCGCCGACAAATGCTGGTGCAAATGAACGCGCGGGATTCATACTTGCACCAGTAATTGGCCCCATAAATGCAGCTTCTACTGCTACAGTTAAACCAATTGCTAATCCAGCAAAACCTATGTGTGCGCGTCTATCTAATCCTGAACCGAAAATAATCAGCATCAAAATAAAAGTCAACACAAACTCTAATATTAAAGCCTGCATCCAATTATTATTCAGTGGTAAAGTTGCACCTAAATTGCCAACTTTTCCTAAGCTAATTACTAGTAAAGCTGAAGCTGCGATCGCTCCTCCTAACTGTGCCAAAATATAAGGTAGTACTCGACATTTTGGCAAAAAACCACTCGTCCAAAAAGCCAGCGTCACGGCTGGATTAAAATGTGCGCCACTCAAATGTCCTAAAGCATAAATTAACGCCGCTACCACAGCACCAAACACAAAACTAATACCTAAATGTGACACAGCATTTTGACTGATGCTGTTCACCATCACTGCACCAGTACCTGCAAACACCAAAATAAAAGTTCCAATTGCTTCCGCTAAAGCTTCTCGCCAGCAATGCGCCAACGATTTTGCTAAACCTGAGTTCATTCTCTTACTCAGAACTTTTGCACCTGACATTTCAAAAAAAAATTGATTTGTTGGTAATAATATTTCAAAAAAAAACTTGATGTGTCAAGAAAGATTACTTCCTTCTTGCTAGAAGATTACCGAGAAAAATTTTAGGCTCACGCAAAGAGCAAAATTATAGTTAATCTGAGACAAGGAGTGGGAAAACTGCTCTGCATGAGGTAATTTATCCAGCAATTATGCAAAACTCTCAATTTTGACACAACGCTCCCAGGCTAACTTTGCTGCACCTACCATTCCCGCAGAGTTACCCAATTCAGCAGGTAAAAGTTGTAAACCAAAGCGCGAAGTCGCCATAACTCGACGTTCAATTTCTGCTTTGGCGGCTGGGAAGAAAAATTTAAAACTAGCACTGACACCGCCACCAATCACGATCGCTTCTGGTGTTAAAACATAAATTAAACTGGCTAAACCTGTTCCCAAATCTCTGCCATATTCTTGCCAAAAAGCCAGAGCGTCACTATCTCCCGCCTCAGCTAAAGCGCCTAATTCCGCAGGTTCTTTCCCAGTGCGGCGACGAATGGCAATGATTGAAGCATACTGTTCTAAAGAGCCTTGATTACCA encodes the following:
- a CDS encoding cupin domain-containing protein — protein: MTDEQHSLLKATDINSMEPFEFHHPLNPNSEIYLRFLGRAVGLKRIGVTIACVPPGKESFIYHAHQNEEEWVYILSGRGIAEIGDQSYEVEPGDFMGFGLPQQPHHLRNPFNEDLVYLMGGEAGGLDVAVFPRLGKRVIRDSESAYIFDESALQLFWSSKQSAEN
- the devC gene encoding ABC transporter permease DevC, which translates into the protein MLGIIKHIQRRTPLGWLQLSHEKSRLLVALSGIAFADVLMFMQLGFERALYDSNTRLHRSLQADIVLLSPQARNLQSMSSFSRRRLYQAMDVPGVESAEPMYFSNSIWKNPQTHRETGVLVIGFNPNKPAFDLPDVNQQLQTITLPDNVLFDRGARGDYQKAIAQIDQGKILTTEMERRTIRISGLFQVGASFGADGSLMTSDQNFLRIFPRRQSSSISLGLIKIKPGYEPKQVAMALKSHLRDDVQVLTHAEFIEFENNFWRTNSPIGFIFSLGVSMGFVVGVIIVYQVLSADVNAHIREYATFKAIGYRNYYLLGVIFEEALILALLGFIPGVAVSLGLYQLTRAATNLPMYMTLMRGLQVIILTFIMCAISGAIATRKLQSADPADMF
- a CDS encoding DevA family ABC transporter ATP-binding protein; the protein is MTHKPIIAIKNLNHYFGHGPLRKQVLFKINLEINAGEIIILTGPSGSGKTTLLTVVGGLRSPQFGSLQVLGQELCGATADQLVKTRRHNGYIFQAHNLHGSLTAVQNVKVGLELHTHISSQEMQTRSIQMLEQVGLGNHLHYYPDKLSGGQKQRVAIARALVSYPKIVLADEPTAALDSQSGRDVVNLMQKLAKEQGCTILMVTHDHRILDIADRIVQMEDGKLVQAVKR
- a CDS encoding DUF1995 family protein, giving the protein MTQLPDSLEDAIAQAREATKAALADGYNRVQVDLLFPELKQMLVAEQFLPLFAEYESRLKVFFADAGGAALARRDWVDAPFQILDIGTGRAVSIQSKIQPEDEIFLFVSPTAVEIPQLEKVCEIIGDRPLVMLNPRLEDSGTVGIGYAARQVRQRFLNTIESCYYLRPVDETTAVFRCYPGQWEVLVQQGENWEIIAELPKKPSGDDIDYLLMQGRSQGSSDAAPVKKPSMFKSLQRFIKALSS
- a CDS encoding DUF29 domain-containing protein → MDWENLIEEVADMGRSERRSLKSNLIVILVHLLKWQFQPEHRSGSWEASIIEHRRRVNEALHESPSLNSYIDSIFTECYSQAIKQAKAETGLPIESFPSICPYKILDVINDEYLPE
- a CDS encoding MIP/aquaporin family protein codes for the protein MNSGLAKSLAHCWREALAEAIGTFILVFAGTGAVMVNSISQNAVSHLGISFVFGAVVAALIYALGHLSGAHFNPAVTLAFWTSGFLPKCRVLPYILAQLGGAIAASALLVISLGKVGNLGATLPLNNNWMQALILEFVLTFILMLIIFGSGLDRRAHIGFAGLAIGLTVAVEAAFMGPITGASMNPARSFAPAFVGGIWQHHWVYWIAPILGAQLAVVVYRLLSNGFQDCRK